A genomic window from Streptomyces mirabilis includes:
- the glnA gene encoding type I glutamate--ammonia ligase, translating to MFQNADEAKKFIADEDVKFVDVRFCDLPGVMQHFTIPAEAFDPAEELAFDGSSIRGFQAIHESDMALRADLSTARVDPFRRDKTVNINFFIHDPITGEQYSRDPRNVAKKAEAYLASTGIADTAFFGPEAEFYVFDSVRFDTKSNEAFYHIDSEAGAWNTGAIEDNRGYKVRYKGGYFPTPPVDHFADLRAEISLELAKSGLQVERQHHEVGTAGQAEINYKFNTLLAAADDLQLFKYIVKNVAWRNGKTATFMPKPIFGDNGSGMHVHQSLWANGDPLFYDEAGYAGLSDTARYYIGGILKHAPSLLAFTNPTVNSYHRLVPGFEAPVNLVYSQRNRSAAMRIPITGSNPKAKRVEFRAPDSSGNPYLAFSALLLAGLDGIKNKVEPAEPIDKDLYELAPEEHAGVAQVPTSLPAVLDRLEADHEFLLAGDVFTSDLIETWIDYKRTNEIAPLQLRPHPHEFELYYDV from the coding sequence ATGTTCCAGAACGCCGACGAGGCCAAGAAGTTCATCGCGGACGAGGACGTCAAGTTCGTCGACGTCCGCTTCTGCGACCTGCCGGGCGTGATGCAGCACTTCACGATCCCGGCCGAGGCCTTCGACCCGGCCGAGGAGCTCGCGTTCGACGGTTCCTCGATCCGCGGTTTCCAGGCCATCCACGAGTCCGACATGGCGCTCCGCGCCGACCTGTCCACCGCGCGCGTCGACCCCTTCCGCCGCGACAAGACGGTCAACATCAACTTCTTCATCCACGACCCGATCACGGGCGAGCAGTACTCCCGTGACCCGCGCAACGTGGCGAAGAAGGCCGAGGCCTACCTCGCCTCCACCGGCATCGCCGACACCGCGTTCTTCGGCCCCGAGGCCGAGTTCTACGTCTTCGACAGCGTGCGCTTCGACACCAAGTCGAACGAGGCCTTCTACCACATCGACTCCGAGGCCGGCGCCTGGAACACCGGCGCCATCGAGGACAACCGTGGTTACAAGGTCCGCTACAAGGGCGGCTACTTCCCGACCCCGCCGGTCGACCACTTCGCCGACCTGCGTGCCGAGATCTCCCTGGAGCTGGCCAAGTCCGGCCTCCAGGTCGAGCGCCAGCACCACGAGGTGGGCACCGCCGGCCAGGCCGAGATCAACTACAAGTTCAACACGCTGCTCGCCGCGGCCGACGACCTCCAGCTCTTCAAGTACATCGTGAAGAACGTCGCCTGGCGCAACGGCAAGACCGCGACCTTCATGCCGAAGCCGATCTTCGGCGACAACGGTTCGGGCATGCACGTCCACCAGTCTCTGTGGGCCAACGGCGACCCGCTGTTCTACGACGAGGCCGGTTACGCGGGCCTCTCGGACACCGCCCGCTACTACATCGGCGGCATCCTCAAGCACGCCCCGTCGCTCCTCGCCTTCACGAACCCGACGGTGAACTCGTACCACCGTCTGGTCCCCGGCTTCGAGGCCCCGGTCAACCTGGTGTACTCGCAGCGCAACCGCTCCGCGGCCATGCGTATCCCGATCACCGGTTCGAACCCGAAGGCCAAGCGCGTCGAGTTCCGTGCGCCCGACTCCTCCGGCAACCCGTACCTGGCCTTCTCGGCCCTGCTGCTCGCGGGCCTCGACGGCATCAAGAACAAGGTCGAGCCGGCCGAGCCGATCGACAAGGACCTCTACGAGCTCGCCCCCGAGGAGCACGCGGGCGTCGCCCAGGTCCCGACCTCCCTCCCGGCCGTCCTCGACCGCCTCGAGGCCGACCACGAGTTCCTGCTCGCGGGCGACGTCTTCACGTCCGACCTGATCGAGACGTGGATCGACTACAAGCGCACGAACGAGATCGCGCCGCTGCAGCTGCGTCCGCACCCGCACGAGTTCGAGCTGTACTACGATGTCTAA
- the htpX gene encoding zinc metalloprotease HtpX has translation MQSRFRSDPRLTVRMTVTLFLLGLLYVAFVAALIVLLKSWVLVVVVAALVLGAQYWFSDRIALYAMHGRIVEREEYPQLHGVVDRLCAVADMPKPLVAVSDIDMPNAFATGRNADHAVLCVTTGLLRRLEPDELEGVLAHELSHVAHKDVAVITVASFLGVIAGLIVRFAFYSQLFGGRGRKDQNTVAIFMAVMAVSAAVYAISFLLIRALSRYRELAADRSAALLTGRPSALASALTKVSGDIARIPTKDLRTAQAFNAFYFTPAFGAEPGIAKLFSTHPSLEQRLEQLGRISAELGEAATPENTA, from the coding sequence ATGCAGAGCCGGTTCCGGAGCGATCCGCGGTTGACCGTACGCATGACGGTCACGCTGTTCCTGCTCGGATTGCTGTACGTGGCCTTCGTCGCCGCGTTGATCGTGCTGCTGAAGTCCTGGGTGCTGGTCGTGGTCGTCGCGGCCCTGGTTCTCGGCGCTCAGTACTGGTTCTCGGACCGGATCGCGCTCTACGCGATGCACGGCCGGATCGTGGAGCGCGAGGAGTATCCGCAGCTGCACGGGGTCGTCGACCGGCTGTGCGCCGTCGCGGACATGCCGAAGCCGCTGGTCGCCGTGTCGGACATCGACATGCCGAACGCGTTCGCGACCGGGCGGAACGCCGATCACGCGGTCCTGTGCGTGACCACCGGGCTGCTGCGGCGCCTGGAGCCCGACGAACTGGAGGGCGTGCTCGCGCACGAGCTGTCGCACGTGGCGCACAAGGACGTCGCCGTGATCACCGTGGCCTCGTTCCTCGGGGTGATCGCCGGGCTGATCGTGCGGTTCGCCTTCTACTCCCAGCTCTTCGGCGGGCGCGGCCGCAAGGACCAGAACACCGTGGCGATCTTCATGGCGGTGATGGCCGTCTCCGCGGCCGTGTACGCGATCAGCTTCCTGCTGATCCGGGCCCTGTCCCGGTACCGCGAGCTGGCCGCCGACCGGTCCGCCGCCCTGCTCACCGGCCGGCCCTCGGCTCTGGCGTCCGCGCTGACGAAGGTCTCCGGGGACATCGCGCGGATCCCGACCAAGGACCTGCGGACGGCCCAGGCGTTCAACGCGTTCTACTTCACGCCCGCCTTCGGTGCCGAACCCGGGATCGCGAAGCTCTTCTCGACCCACCCCAGCCTGGAGCAGCGGCTCGAACAACTGGGCAGGATCTCGGCGGAGCTGGGTGAGGCGGCGACTCCGGAAAACACCGCCTGA
- the pspAB gene encoding PspA-associated protein PspAB — MGFLDILLGRTKAVAPDLDQLFGLPSAALTLQAAAGFTPTGTGAVCFASVEGGAFAQAHQEVQELLDADAERTGPPVEVSRDEYGYSWLVSRRDPDDLPALVSDLHAVNSALEGSGFGPQLLCSVAGFQDTGQRRLGLVYLYKRGTFYPFAPLAGEAQRRDNALELQVKAALADDLRIEQDLSRWFPIWGAPGL, encoded by the coding sequence ATGGGGTTCCTGGACATCCTGCTCGGGCGTACCAAGGCCGTCGCGCCCGATCTCGACCAGCTCTTCGGGCTGCCGTCGGCGGCCCTGACCCTGCAGGCCGCCGCCGGGTTCACCCCGACCGGGACGGGAGCGGTGTGTTTCGCGAGCGTCGAGGGCGGAGCCTTCGCCCAGGCGCACCAGGAGGTGCAGGAACTGCTCGACGCGGATGCCGAACGCACGGGTCCGCCGGTGGAGGTCAGCCGGGACGAGTACGGGTACTCGTGGCTGGTCTCGCGGCGGGACCCGGACGATCTGCCCGCGCTGGTCAGTGATCTGCACGCGGTGAACAGCGCACTGGAGGGCAGCGGCTTCGGACCGCAGCTGCTCTGCTCCGTGGCCGGCTTCCAGGACACCGGGCAACGACGGCTCGGACTCGTCTACCTCTACAAGCGCGGCACCTTCTATCCCTTCGCACCGCTGGCCGGTGAGGCCCAACGGCGCGACAACGCGCTGGAACTGCAGGTCAAGGCCGCGCTCGCGGACGATCTGCGGATCGAACAGGACCTCAGCCGCTGGTTCCCGATCTGGGGCGCCCCGGGTCTGTGA
- a CDS encoding phosphotransferase, producing the protein MLASFAHDHDGERLSCVSGGGDDGPGAAATAVLLHGAGLGDKERLLPLLEEFVARGCRGLALDFSGHGESSGELKELSLRRRFEQAVSVIDASVPADGPLILVGFSMSGQTVADLAGHYGRRVVALGLCAPAVYGAEAWRVPFGEGDGRFSEIIRAPDSWRQAPALDVLRGYDGRAVLAVPGTDAVIPPAVTEAVTDALTARAQFTRLEFPDADHMLGLWLRENPADRARFVDAVLVGLGERGWTATRGWVAKQLPADRSVRESTALRGGWSSQMRRLTLDDGTGLVLRSFVKPFYRRHAAGLLAREASVLTLLAPYEDLPTPELHAVDAAAEHCDHPSLLMSSLPGGVRVDEEDLDRRVDLLARQLARIHAVVPADRPRPYQAWTSPERVRAPRGALWERAVDVIRREPPTYEGCFLHRDFHPGNVLFTGAGDTLRISGVVDWVETSWGPADLDVAHCSTALALLHGEAYGLGFRARYEAHGGRRPADAEEHLYWRLLDALAYSPDAEKLAVPWRELGRADLIPELLGERLTAYVTGLFELYG; encoded by the coding sequence ATGCTCGCCTCCTTCGCACACGATCATGACGGTGAACGACTGAGCTGCGTCAGCGGCGGCGGTGACGACGGCCCTGGCGCCGCGGCCACCGCCGTCCTGCTGCACGGAGCGGGCCTCGGCGACAAGGAGCGACTGCTCCCGCTGCTGGAGGAGTTCGTGGCACGCGGCTGCCGGGGCCTCGCCCTCGACTTCTCCGGACACGGTGAGAGCTCGGGCGAACTCAAGGAGCTGAGCCTGCGCCGACGCTTCGAGCAAGCCGTCTCCGTCATCGACGCGTCGGTGCCGGCGGACGGTCCGCTGATCCTCGTCGGGTTCAGCATGAGTGGCCAGACGGTGGCCGATCTCGCCGGGCACTACGGGCGGCGCGTGGTGGCGCTGGGCCTGTGCGCGCCCGCTGTGTACGGCGCCGAGGCCTGGCGGGTTCCGTTCGGCGAGGGCGACGGGCGCTTCAGCGAGATCATCCGGGCGCCGGACAGCTGGCGGCAGGCCCCCGCGCTCGACGTGCTGCGCGGGTACGACGGCCGTGCGGTCCTCGCCGTACCCGGTACGGACGCCGTCATCCCGCCCGCCGTCACCGAGGCCGTCACGGACGCGCTCACCGCCCGCGCCCAGTTCACCCGGCTCGAATTCCCCGACGCCGACCACATGCTGGGGCTGTGGCTGCGCGAAAATCCCGCCGACCGGGCGCGGTTCGTCGACGCCGTACTCGTGGGACTGGGCGAGCGGGGGTGGACCGCGACCCGCGGCTGGGTGGCCAAACAGCTTCCGGCCGACAGGAGCGTACGGGAGTCCACGGCCCTGCGCGGCGGCTGGAGCTCCCAGATGCGCCGGCTCACCCTCGACGACGGCACGGGTCTGGTGCTGCGATCGTTCGTGAAGCCCTTCTACCGCCGTCACGCGGCCGGCCTGCTGGCCCGCGAGGCATCCGTCCTCACCCTGCTCGCCCCGTACGAGGACCTACCCACGCCCGAGCTCCACGCCGTCGACGCCGCCGCCGAACACTGCGACCACCCCTCGCTGTTGATGTCCTCGCTGCCGGGCGGCGTACGGGTCGACGAGGAGGACCTGGACCGGCGCGTCGACCTGCTGGCCCGCCAACTGGCCCGTATCCACGCGGTGGTTCCGGCCGACCGCCCGCGCCCCTACCAGGCATGGACCTCGCCCGAACGCGTCCGTGCGCCCCGGGGCGCGCTGTGGGAGCGGGCCGTGGACGTGATCCGGCGCGAACCCCCGACGTACGAAGGATGTTTCCTGCACCGGGACTTCCATCCCGGCAACGTGCTCTTCACCGGCGCGGGCGACACACTGCGGATCAGCGGGGTGGTCGACTGGGTGGAGACCTCGTGGGGGCCCGCCGACCTGGACGTGGCCCACTGCTCCACGGCTCTCGCGCTGCTCCACGGGGAGGCGTACGGCCTGGGGTTCCGCGCGCGGTACGAGGCACACGGCGGACGCCGACCGGCCGACGCCGAGGAGCACTTGTACTGGCGGCTGCTGGACGCGCTGGCCTACTCCCCCGACGCCGAGAAGCTCGCGGTGCCGTGGCGGGAACTGGGGCGCGCGGACCTGATCCCCGAACTACTGGGCGAACGGCTGACGGCGTATGTGACCGGGCTGTTCGAGCTGTACGGCTGA
- a CDS encoding FxLYD domain-containing protein, giving the protein MAVVLLLALGACLAGCSNGTGPSDVASAASSLASEAGDSLASATAEAGRKFDEFKNGLDAKDEVKLGDRVTIDSAGRATVKATATNPTSAAKTYAIQVDFRDKGGNLLDTVVVTLKDVPAGAAKDATARSTRTLSGDVTADVARAVRT; this is encoded by the coding sequence GTGGCCGTCGTGCTCCTGCTGGCCCTCGGCGCCTGCCTGGCCGGCTGTTCCAACGGCACCGGTCCGTCCGACGTGGCCTCCGCCGCCTCCTCCCTCGCGTCCGAGGCCGGCGACTCGCTCGCCTCCGCGACCGCCGAGGCCGGGCGGAAGTTCGACGAGTTCAAGAACGGCCTGGACGCCAAGGACGAGGTGAAGCTCGGCGACCGGGTGACCATCGACTCCGCGGGCCGGGCCACCGTCAAGGCGACCGCCACCAACCCGACGTCCGCGGCGAAGACGTACGCGATCCAGGTCGACTTCCGCGACAAGGGCGGCAACCTCCTCGACACGGTCGTCGTCACCCTGAAGGACGTCCCGGCGGGCGCCGCCAAGGACGCCACCGCCCGCAGCACCCGCACCCTCTCCGGAGACGTCACCGCCGACGTGGCCCGCGCCGTACGGACCTGA
- a CDS encoding winged helix DNA-binding domain-containing protein produces MGEERRHIAVAERRARLALRHRLAGTARAASPEEVAGSLVALHGTDPATVYLAVGARLADAGKTVAELDRALYEDRTLVRMHGMRHTVFVFRTELAAVVHASTGLAIAAKARAGLVKDMVSGSGGRLTEEWLAEVEASALAALERRGQATVNELVQDEPRLREQFTYGAGRSYESAQTVSSRLMRVLGVEGRVVRGRPLGSWTSTQFRWAVAPPHPELPPSEAQPELLRRWLAVCGPATEADLKWWTGWKVTDVRRALAAIGAVAVSLDDGATGYVTADDIAPVPGPAAPWAALLPGLDPTAMGWQEREWYLSPSLRPALFDGSGNVGPTVWWDGRVVGGWAQRADGALVWRVLDPAGVGREALAAIETEAARLRAWLGPTRITPRFRTPLEKELTTGR; encoded by the coding sequence GTGGGCGAGGAACGACGGCACATCGCAGTGGCGGAGCGGCGGGCCCGGCTCGCCCTGCGGCACCGGCTCGCGGGGACGGCGCGCGCGGCGAGCCCCGAGGAGGTCGCCGGGTCCCTGGTCGCACTGCACGGGACCGATCCGGCGACGGTGTACCTGGCGGTGGGCGCGCGGCTCGCGGACGCCGGGAAGACGGTGGCGGAGCTCGACCGGGCGCTGTACGAGGACCGGACGCTGGTACGGATGCACGGCATGCGGCACACCGTGTTCGTGTTCCGCACCGAGCTGGCCGCGGTGGTGCACGCCTCGACGGGGCTCGCGATCGCCGCGAAGGCCCGGGCCGGGCTGGTCAAGGACATGGTGAGCGGCAGTGGCGGGCGGCTGACCGAGGAGTGGCTCGCCGAGGTGGAGGCGTCCGCGCTCGCCGCGCTGGAGCGGCGCGGGCAGGCCACGGTGAACGAACTCGTCCAGGACGAGCCGCGGTTGAGGGAGCAGTTCACGTACGGCGCGGGACGGAGTTACGAGAGCGCGCAGACCGTGTCGTCCCGGCTGATGCGGGTGCTCGGGGTCGAGGGGCGGGTGGTGCGTGGGCGCCCGCTGGGGTCCTGGACGTCGACCCAGTTCCGCTGGGCCGTGGCGCCGCCGCATCCCGAACTCCCGCCCTCCGAGGCCCAGCCCGAGTTGCTGCGCCGCTGGCTCGCGGTGTGCGGGCCCGCCACCGAGGCCGACCTCAAGTGGTGGACGGGGTGGAAGGTCACCGATGTGCGGCGGGCGCTGGCCGCGATCGGGGCGGTGGCCGTGTCGCTCGACGACGGAGCCACCGGATATGTGACCGCCGACGACATCGCCCCCGTCCCCGGCCCCGCCGCGCCGTGGGCCGCGCTCCTCCCCGGGCTCGATCCCACGGCCATGGGATGGCAGGAACGGGAGTGGTACCTGTCCCCCTCCCTCCGCCCCGCGCTCTTCGACGGCAGTGGGAATGTCGGGCCGACGGTGTGGTGGGACGGACGGGTGGTCGGGGGGTGGGCGCAGCGGGCCGATGGGGCTCTGGTGTGGCGGGTGCTGGACCCTGCCGGGGTGGGGCGGGAGGCACTGGCCGCCATCGAGACGGAGGCCGCCCGCCTACGGGCCTGGCTGGGCCCGACCCGGATCACACCGCGCTTCCGGACCCCTCTGGAGAAGGAACTGACGACGGGGAGGTGA
- a CDS encoding arsenate reductase family protein encodes MEIWINPACSKCRSAISLLDAEGAQYTVRRYLEDVPTEDEIRDVLERLGLEPWDITRTQEALAKELDLKSWARDHSSRGQWIKALAEHPKLIQRPIITAEDGTAVVARTEEAVRDALTRM; translated from the coding sequence ATGGAGATCTGGATCAATCCCGCCTGTTCGAAGTGCCGCAGCGCCATCAGCCTGCTCGACGCGGAGGGTGCGCAGTACACCGTCCGCCGCTACCTGGAGGACGTCCCCACGGAGGACGAGATCCGGGACGTACTGGAGCGGCTGGGCCTCGAACCGTGGGACATCACCCGGACGCAGGAGGCCCTCGCGAAGGAGCTCGACCTGAAGTCGTGGGCTCGCGACCACAGTTCGCGCGGGCAGTGGATCAAGGCGCTGGCCGAGCACCCGAAGCTCATCCAGCGCCCGATCATCACGGCGGAGGACGGGACGGCAGTCGTGGCCCGTACGGAGGAAGCGGTGCGGGACGCCTTGACTCGCATGTGA
- the glnII gene encoding glutamine synthetase, which translates to MTFKAEYIWIDGTEPTAKLRSKTKILGDDAKGVELPIWGFDGSSTNQAEGHASDRVLKPVATFPDPIRGGDDVLVMCEVLNIDMTPHESNTRAALAEVAEKFAAQEPIFGIEQEYTFFDGERPLGFPVGGFPAPQGGYYCGVGADEIFGRDVVEAHLENCLKAGLGISGINAEVMPGQWEFQVGPLAPLEVSDQLWVARWLLYRTAEDFNISATLDPKPVKGDWNGAGAHTNFSTKAMREGYDAIITACESLGEGSKPLDHVKNYGAGIDDRLTGLHETAPWNEYSYGVSNRGASVRIPWQVEKDGKGYIEDRRPNANVDPYVVTRLLVDTCCSALEKAGQV; encoded by the coding sequence GTGACCTTCAAGGCTGAGTACATCTGGATCGACGGCACCGAGCCGACGGCCAAGCTCCGTTCCAAGACGAAGATACTGGGCGACGACGCCAAGGGCGTCGAGCTGCCGATCTGGGGCTTCGACGGGTCTTCCACGAACCAGGCCGAGGGGCACGCCTCGGACCGCGTACTCAAGCCCGTCGCCACGTTCCCGGACCCGATCCGCGGCGGCGACGACGTCCTCGTGATGTGCGAGGTCCTGAACATCGACATGACGCCGCACGAGTCCAACACCCGTGCCGCGCTGGCCGAGGTGGCGGAGAAGTTCGCCGCGCAGGAGCCGATCTTCGGCATCGAGCAGGAGTACACCTTCTTCGACGGGGAGCGCCCGCTCGGCTTCCCCGTCGGCGGCTTTCCGGCCCCCCAGGGCGGCTACTACTGCGGTGTCGGCGCGGACGAGATCTTCGGCCGTGACGTCGTCGAGGCGCACCTCGAGAACTGCCTCAAGGCGGGGCTCGGCATCTCCGGCATCAACGCCGAGGTCATGCCCGGCCAGTGGGAGTTCCAGGTCGGCCCGCTGGCGCCGCTGGAGGTCTCCGACCAGCTGTGGGTGGCCCGCTGGCTGCTCTACCGCACCGCCGAGGACTTCAACATCTCCGCGACCCTCGACCCCAAGCCGGTCAAGGGCGACTGGAACGGCGCCGGCGCGCACACCAACTTCTCCACCAAGGCGATGCGCGAGGGCTACGACGCGATCATCACCGCGTGCGAGTCGCTGGGCGAGGGCTCGAAGCCGCTCGACCACGTCAAGAACTACGGCGCCGGCATCGACGACCGCCTGACCGGTCTGCACGAGACCGCCCCGTGGAACGAGTACTCCTACGGCGTCTCCAACCGCGGCGCCTCGGTCCGCATCCCGTGGCAGGTCGAGAAGGACGGCAAGGGTTACATCGAGGACCGCCGCCCGAACGCCAACGTCGACCCGTACGTCGTCACGCGCCTGCTCGTCGACACCTGCTGCTCCGCCCTGGAGAAGGCCGGTCAGGTCTGA
- a CDS encoding winged helix-turn-helix domain-containing protein, which translates to MATTRSFSSVATTSAPAPAPVPARHRLRAVHRDEVVDVADFLPPGATWLPAPPHTLPVLPGQPPMIGYLVLVPADQQPLLPVAVPDSPAPTDAAVGDDPLVRIDAVQRTAEVDGRPLDLTYLEFELLAHLVSHPHRVHTRDQLVTTVWGYGHVGDGRTVDVHVARLRRKLGARHRQAIQTVRRVGYKYAPPTGR; encoded by the coding sequence ATGGCGACCACTCGTTCCTTCTCGTCCGTCGCGACCACCTCCGCACCGGCACCCGCCCCCGTCCCCGCGCGGCACCGACTCCGTGCCGTCCACCGGGACGAGGTGGTCGACGTCGCGGACTTCCTGCCGCCGGGCGCCACCTGGCTGCCCGCTCCCCCGCACACCCTGCCCGTACTCCCCGGCCAGCCGCCGATGATCGGCTACCTGGTCCTCGTACCGGCCGACCAGCAGCCCCTGCTGCCGGTCGCCGTCCCGGACTCCCCGGCCCCCACCGATGCCGCCGTGGGGGACGACCCGCTCGTCCGCATCGACGCCGTGCAGCGCACCGCCGAGGTCGACGGGCGGCCGCTCGACCTCACCTACCTGGAGTTCGAGCTGCTCGCCCACCTCGTCTCGCATCCGCACCGGGTGCACACCCGCGACCAGTTGGTCACCACCGTGTGGGGCTACGGGCACGTGGGCGACGGGCGGACCGTCGACGTCCACGTCGCGCGGTTGCGGCGCAAGCTGGGCGCGCGGCACCGGCAGGCGATCCAGACGGTACGGCGGGTGGGGTACAAGTACGCACCTCCGACGGGGCGTTGA
- a CDS encoding NAD-dependent epimerase/dehydratase family protein, which yields MLGGTDFAGRAVVEAALGRDWEVTVFHRGRREPPAGARSLLGDRTAPDGLAALADASTDGAWDVVVDTWSAAPRAVRDTARLLADRAGRYVYVSSCSVYAWAPPADYAEDAPLVDGASEDAEQTDYAQDKLGGELAAVSAFGAERSLLVRSGLILGPYENIGRLPWWLARIARGGPVLAPGPRSLPLQYVDVRDLAEWILGAADAGVSGAYNLMSPQGHTTMGELLDACVQVTGARAELRWTEPSVVLDAGIQPWTQLPVWVPVGSDMHDALHRADVSRAVAAGLRCRPVSETVADTWTWLQGIGGVAPQRPDRPPVGLPPHLETKVLTQ from the coding sequence ATGCTGGGCGGTACGGACTTCGCGGGGCGGGCCGTGGTGGAGGCGGCGCTCGGCCGTGACTGGGAGGTGACCGTCTTCCACCGCGGGCGGCGCGAGCCGCCCGCCGGGGCGCGGTCCTTGCTGGGTGACCGCACCGCCCCCGACGGGCTCGCGGCGCTCGCCGACGCGTCCACCGATGGTGCGTGGGATGTCGTCGTCGACACCTGGTCGGCGGCGCCGCGGGCCGTTCGCGACACGGCACGGCTGTTGGCCGACCGGGCCGGGCGGTATGTGTACGTGTCGAGCTGCTCGGTCTACGCGTGGGCTCCGCCCGCCGACTACGCCGAGGACGCGCCGCTCGTGGATGGGGCGTCCGAGGACGCGGAACAGACCGACTACGCGCAGGACAAACTGGGCGGCGAGCTGGCCGCCGTGTCCGCGTTCGGCGCGGAGCGCTCGTTGCTGGTGCGGTCCGGGCTGATCCTCGGACCGTACGAGAACATCGGGCGCCTGCCGTGGTGGTTGGCCCGGATCGCCCGGGGCGGTCCCGTACTCGCGCCCGGCCCGCGGTCCCTTCCCCTCCAGTACGTCGATGTGCGTGATCTCGCGGAGTGGATCCTCGGGGCGGCGGATGCGGGGGTGAGCGGGGCGTACAACTTGATGAGTCCGCAGGGGCATACGACGATGGGCGAGCTGCTCGACGCGTGCGTCCAGGTCACCGGGGCGCGGGCGGAACTGCGTTGGACCGAGCCTTCCGTGGTCCTCGACGCCGGGATTCAGCCGTGGACGCAGTTGCCGGTGTGGGTGCCGGTGGGATCCGACATGCATGACGCTCTTCATCGGGCGGACGTGTCCCGGGCGGTGGCGGCGGGACTGCGGTGCCGACCCGTCTCGGAAACGGTCGCGGACACGTGGACCTGGCTCCAGGGCATCGGCGGGGTGGCCCCCCAACGCCCGGACCGCCCCCCGGTGGGCCTCCCACCACACCTGGAGACAAAGGTACTCACCCAGTAG
- a CDS encoding sensor histidine kinase, giving the protein MEMWSGRGIRTRGPEVLVAGRRGLMLAVGGYTGAVVLLVLSVVSILLVPVGVGIVTTPWVLTGVRAFADRRRIVAAEWCGIRIPSTYRSLPTGTPPWTRCFRMLGDPATWRDLGWLVVDMTAGFVTALLPAALLFYPLEGFALAAGLWRVFTDGTHVGWWYGFVPVSGQGTALLAGALGAALLVASYALSPALLRVHFLLTRAVLAPGDGELAERVRVLTETRRTAVDTSAAELRRIERDLHDGAQARLVAMGMDLRTVDVLIEKDPAKARQLLAQARRSSAEALTELRDLVRGIHPPVLAERGLGDAVRALALRLPLVSEVDVDMDGRADAPVESAAYFAVSEVLTNAVKHSGAERLWVDLQHRDGTLRITVTDDGEGGARVGAGSGLTGVERRLGTFDGVLAVSSPAGGPTMVTMEIPCALS; this is encoded by the coding sequence ATGGAGATGTGGAGCGGCAGGGGCATACGGACGCGCGGGCCGGAGGTACTGGTCGCCGGGAGACGAGGGCTGATGCTGGCCGTCGGGGGGTACACCGGCGCGGTTGTCCTCCTCGTACTGTCCGTCGTGTCGATCCTGCTCGTCCCGGTGGGGGTGGGGATCGTCACGACTCCGTGGGTCCTGACCGGCGTACGGGCCTTCGCGGACCGGCGACGGATCGTCGCCGCCGAGTGGTGCGGGATACGGATTCCGTCCACGTACCGGAGCCTGCCCACGGGCACGCCCCCGTGGACGCGCTGCTTCCGCATGCTGGGGGATCCGGCGACCTGGCGTGACCTCGGCTGGCTGGTGGTCGACATGACCGCCGGGTTCGTGACCGCGCTGCTGCCCGCCGCCCTCCTCTTCTACCCCCTGGAGGGCTTCGCCCTGGCGGCCGGCCTGTGGCGGGTCTTCACGGACGGCACGCACGTGGGGTGGTGGTACGGCTTCGTGCCGGTGTCGGGGCAGGGCACCGCCCTCCTCGCGGGGGCACTGGGCGCGGCGCTCCTCGTCGCCTCCTACGCCCTCTCCCCCGCCCTCCTTCGGGTCCATTTCCTCCTCACCCGCGCCGTCCTCGCCCCCGGCGACGGCGAACTCGCCGAGCGGGTCCGCGTCCTCACCGAGACCCGGCGCACCGCCGTGGACACCTCGGCGGCCGAACTCCGGCGTATCGAGAGGGACTTGCACGACGGGGCGCAGGCGCGACTGGTCGCCATGGGGATGGACCTGAGGACCGTCGACGTCCTCATCGAGAAGGACCCGGCCAAGGCCCGACAGCTGCTCGCCCAGGCCCGCCGGTCCTCCGCCGAGGCACTCACCGAGCTGCGCGACCTCGTACGGGGCATTCATCCCCCCGTGCTCGCCGAGCGTGGACTCGGCGACGCGGTAAGGGCGTTGGCGCTGCGGCTGCCTCTCGTGAGCGAGGTGGACGTCGACATGGACGGCCGTGCCGACGCGCCCGTCGAGTCCGCCGCGTACTTCGCCGTCAGCGAGGTACTGACCAACGCGGTCAAGCACTCCGGCGCCGAGCGCCTCTGGGTCGACCTCCAGCACAGGGACGGAACGCTCCGCATCACCGTCACCGACGACGGAGAGGGCGGCGCCCGGGTCGGCGCGGGCTCGGGCCTCACCGGCGTCGAGCGGCGGCTCGGTACATTCGACGGCGTCCTGGCCGTCAGCAGCCCCGCGGGCGGTCCCACCATGGTCACCATGGAGATCCCTTGCGCGTTGTCCTAG